AGGGCCCGAAGCGCACCGTGGCAGGCAAGAAGAAGGCTCGATAGGAGATCACGATGGCTACCCCCAAGACCGCCGCGCGCAAGCCGCGCCGCAAGGAGAAGAAGAACGTCGCCGTGGGCCAGGCCCACATCAAGAGCACGTTCAACAACACCATCGTCAGCATCACCGACCCGTCGGGTGCCGTCCTGAGCTGGGCGTCCTCGGGCGCCGTCGGCTTCAAGGGCTCGCGCAAGTCGACGCCGTTCGCGGCGCAGCTGGCCGCCGAGTCGGCAGCCCGTCAGGCCGCCGAGCACGGCGTCAAGAAGGTCGACGTCTTCGTCAAGGGCCCGGGCTCGGGTCGCGAGACGGCGATCCGTTCTCTCCAGGCCGCTGGCCTCGAGGTCGGCTCGATCAACGACGTCACGCCGCAGGCGCACAACGGGTGCCGCCCGCCGAAGCGCCGCCGCGTCTGACGCGAGGAGCAACCGGCCGTTCCCCGCTCGTTCCCTGACCGGGACGAGCGGGGGCGGCCATTCCTGGTCGTTCGATCGCGCACTCCAGTGCGCGTGATCACAACTGAAACAGACCCGTCGGGGCCCGGCCGGCCCCGTCGTACCGCCAAGTGTCATATAGCGGACACTTCGCCGAAAGGAATTCCACAGTGCTCATTGCACAGCGCCCCACCCTGAACGAGGAGTCCATCTCCGAATTCCGCTCGCGCTTCGTCATCGAACCGCTCGAGCCGGGCTTCGGGTACACCCTCGGCAACTCGCTGCGCCGCACGCTCCTCTCGTCCATCCCGGGTGCTGCCGTCACGAGCATCCGCATCGACGGTGTCCTCCACGAGTTCAGCACCGTTCCCGGTGTCAAGGAGGACGTCACCGAGATCATCCTGAACATCAAGAGCCTGGTCGTCTCCAGCGAGCACGACGAGCCGATCACCGCCTACCTGCGCAAGCAGGGTGCCGGTCAGGTCACCGCGGCGGACATCTCCGCCCCGGCCGGTGTCGAGATCCACAACCCGGACCTCGTCATCGCGACCCTGAACGACTCGGCGCGCTTCGAGCTGGAGCTGACGATCGAGCGTGGCCGCGGCTACGTCTCGGCGACCCAGAACCGCTCGGAGTTCAGCGAGGCCGGTCAGATCCCGATCGACTCGATCTACTCGCCCGTGCTCAAGGTCACCTACCGCGTCGAGGCGACGCGTGCCGGTGAGCGCACGGACTTCGACCGTCTGGTCGTCGACGTCGAGTCGAAGCCTGCGATCACGCCGCGCGACGCCATCGCGTCGGCCGGTCGCACGCTGGTCGAGCTGTTCGGGCTCGCCCGTGAGCTCAACACGGCGGCCGAGGGCATCGAGATCGGCCCCGCGCCGGTCGACGCCGTGCTCTCGAACGAGCTGCAGACGCCGATCGAGGACCTCGACCTGTCGGTCCGTAGCTACAACTGCCTGAAGCGCGAGGGCATCAACACGGTGTCCGAGCTCGTCGCCCTCTCGGAGACGCAGCTCATGAACATCCGCAACTTCGGTCAGAAGTCGGTGGACGAGGTCAAGGACAAGCTCACCGAGCTCGGCCTGTCCCTCAAGGACACCGTCCCCGGATTCGACGGTGCCCACTTCTACAGCGGGTACGACGAGGACGAGTCCAGCAACTGACCTCGCGCTGACGCGCACGCGCTCCTGACACGGCGCGCACCACCATCACCACTGGAGAACTGACATGCCGAAGCCCACCAAGGGCCCCCGCCTCGGTGGCGGTCCCGCCCACGAGCGCCTGCTCCTGAGCAACCTCGCCAACGCCCTCTTCACGCACGGTCGCATCACGACGACCGAGACGAAGGCCAAGCGCCTCCGTCCGGTCGCCGAGCGGCTCATCACGTTCGCGAAGCGTGGCGACCTGCACGCGCGTCGTCGCGTGATCGCCGCGCTGCGCGACAAGACCGTCGTGCACACGCTGTTCACGGAGATCGCGCCGCAGGTGGCCGACCGCCAGGGCGGCTACACCCGCATCACGAAGCTCGGCTTCCGCAAGGGTGACAACGCGCCGCTCGCCTCGATCGAGCTCGTCCTCGAGCCCGTCTCGAGCTCGCCGGCACCCGTCTCGCGTTCGGCCGCTCCGGCTGCCGCCGCGCCGGTCGCCGCCGAGGCCGACACCACGGAGGCCCCGGTCGAGGAGACCGAGACCACCGAGGAGTCGACCCCGGTCGCCGACGAGACCACGACCGACGCCGCCGCCGAGGTCGAGGCCGACGCCGCAGCCAAGTCGGACGACGC
The sequence above is drawn from the Curtobacterium sp. L6-1 genome and encodes:
- a CDS encoding DNA-directed RNA polymerase subunit alpha, translated to MLIAQRPTLNEESISEFRSRFVIEPLEPGFGYTLGNSLRRTLLSSIPGAAVTSIRIDGVLHEFSTVPGVKEDVTEIILNIKSLVVSSEHDEPITAYLRKQGAGQVTAADISAPAGVEIHNPDLVIATLNDSARFELELTIERGRGYVSATQNRSEFSEAGQIPIDSIYSPVLKVTYRVEATRAGERTDFDRLVVDVESKPAITPRDAIASAGRTLVELFGLARELNTAAEGIEIGPAPVDAVLSNELQTPIEDLDLSVRSYNCLKREGINTVSELVALSETQLMNIRNFGQKSVDEVKDKLTELGLSLKDTVPGFDGAHFYSGYDEDESSN
- the rplQ gene encoding 50S ribosomal protein L17, encoding MPKPTKGPRLGGGPAHERLLLSNLANALFTHGRITTTETKAKRLRPVAERLITFAKRGDLHARRRVIAALRDKTVVHTLFTEIAPQVADRQGGYTRITKLGFRKGDNAPLASIELVLEPVSSSPAPVSRSAAPAAAAPVAAEADTTEAPVEETETTEESTPVADETTTDAAAEVEADAAAKSDDAADESK
- the rpsK gene encoding 30S ribosomal protein S11; the protein is MATPKTAARKPRRKEKKNVAVGQAHIKSTFNNTIVSITDPSGAVLSWASSGAVGFKGSRKSTPFAAQLAAESAARQAAEHGVKKVDVFVKGPGSGRETAIRSLQAAGLEVGSINDVTPQAHNGCRPPKRRRV